A region from the Lolium perenne isolate Kyuss_39 chromosome 4, Kyuss_2.0, whole genome shotgun sequence genome encodes:
- the LOC127294656 gene encoding 5-amino-6-(5-phospho-D-ribitylamino)uracil phosphatase, chloroplastic-like: MISSLSLLDSRLIHKLYRKCWPSNPHSTLNMHSIAKCRGKSMRMKMAHLKHHATGLKRNSQAHEEDNVFYKLVYRLPESLSWLLVSQERIKRPAAKKKQQKEGAVAANRFGVILEWEGVVVENDDPDLEPRVWYVLSLEEAKSFPPDAMLKEIEGMRTDQAISEVLNWSEDPKEIKRLTARKEVIYQKLRGRFYQLRPGVLDFLNTLVESDIPIAIAASRPRTSLEEGIKSVGLQVYFDVVVATEDFCRGKPEGEMFEVAAEQLGLEPDVCLVMGNSNLTTESAHAAGMRCVAVASRHPAYELHAANHVVRWLDQLSIVDLQRLANGEVLRSRGRRSDMDMEIVIEE; encoded by the coding sequence ATGATCTCATCCTTGAGCTTGCTTGACAGCCGGCTTATTCACAAACTGTACAGAAAATGCTGGCCCAGTAACCCTCATTCCACACTGAACATGCATTCAATTGCAAAATGTCGGGGCAAAAGCATGAGGATGAAGATGGCACATCTCAAGCACCATGCAACTGGCTTGAAGAGGAACTCTCAGGCCCACGAGGAAGATAATGTGTTCTACAAATTAGTTTATAGGCTCCCTGAAAGCCTTAGCTGGCTGTTGGTATCACAAGAAAGGATTAAGAGACCAGCTGCGAAGAAGAAACAGCAAAAAGAAGGAGCTGTGGCTGCTAACCGGTTTGGTGTGATCTTGGAGTGGGAGGGAGTTGTAGTGGAAAATGATGATCCAGATTTGGAGCCCCGGGTGTGGTATGTATTATCACTAGAGGAGGCCAAGTCCTTTCCTCCAGATGCAATGCTGAAGGAAATTGAGGGAATGAGAACTGATCAGGCCATCTCAGAAGTCTTAAATTGGTCAGAAGATCCAAAAGAAATTAAAAGGTTGACAGCACGTAAGGAGGTGATATATCAAAAACTGCGAGGCAGGTTCTACCAGCTGCGACCAGGTGTTCTCGATTTCTTGAACACCCTTGTGGAGTCTGACATTCCAATAGCAATTGCGGCTTCTCGCCCAAGAACAAGCCTGGAAGAAGGGATAAAATCTGTTGGTCTGCAAGTCTATTTTGATGTTGTAGTGGCGACAGAGGACTTCTGCCGAGGGAAACCTGAGGGTGAGATGTTTGAGGTCGCAGCAGAGCAACTTGGTCTGGAGCCTGATGTTTGTCTTGTGATGGGTAACTCAAACTTGACGACGGAATCTGCACATGCTGCTGGGATGAGATGTGTGGCGGTTGCAAGCCGCCACCCAGCCTATGAACTTCATGCAGCAAACCATGTTGTCAGATGGCTTGATCAGCTATCTATTGTTGACCTTCAGAGGCTTGCCAATGGCGAGGTTCTTCGGAGCAGGGGCAGACGATCTGACATGGACATGGAGATCGTGATCGAGGAGTGA
- the LOC127294655 gene encoding probable proline transporter 2 isoform X2, giving the protein MAPVIPGEEQDQIAIPVDEETAHEISVDPWYQVGFVLTTGVNSAYVLGYSGSVMVPLGWVGGTVGLLLAAAVSMYANALLGRLHLLGGKRHIRYRDLAGHIYGRKMYGLTWALQYVNLFMINTGFIILAGQALKALYLLIKDDGAMKLPYCIAVSGFVCALFAFGIPYLSALRIWLGFSTVFSLIFIVAASVLSLRDGVRSPPRDYSIPGDGPDRVFTTIGASASLVFAYNTGMLPEIQATIRPPVVKNIEKALWFQFTIGVVPIYAVVFIGYWAYGNETSSYLLNSVNGPVWVKAVANLSAFLQTVIALHIFASPMYEYLDTRFGSSEGGPFAFHNVMFRVGVRGGYLTVNTLVAAMLPFLGDFMSLTGALSTFPLTFVLANHMYLVANRHRLSSLQKSWHWLNVIGFTVLAITAAVAALRLIAKDSKTYHIFADV; this is encoded by the exons ATGGCGCCCGTGATCCCGGGCGAGGAGCAGGATCAGATCGCCATCCCCGTCGACGAAGAGACCGCCCACGAGATTAGCGTCG ATCCATGGTACCAGGTGGGATTCGTGCTCACGACGGGGGTGAACAGCGCTTACGTGCTGGGCTACTCCGGGTCGGTGATGGTGCCCCTGGGCTGGGTGGGCGGCACCGTAGGGCTCCTCCTCGCTGCCGCCGTGTCCATGTACGCCAACGCACTCCTcggccgcctccacctcctcggCGGCAAGCGCCACATCAGGTACAGGGACCTCGCCGGGCACATCTACGGGCGGAAGATGTACGGGCTCACCTGGGCGCTGCAGTACGTCAACCTCTTCATGATCAACACGGGGTTCATCATACTAGCAGGACAGGCACTTAAG GCATTGTACCTGCTGATCAAGGACGACGGCGCCATGAAGCTGCCCTACTGCATCGCTGTATCCGGATTTGTGTGTGCGCTCTTCGCCTTCGGGATCCCCTACCTGTCGGCGCTGAGGATCTGGCTGGGTTTCTCCACGGTGTTCAGCCTCATCTTCATCGTGGCGGCGTCCGTGCTCTCTCTCAGGGACGGTGTGCGCTCGCCGCCCCGGGACTACAGCATCCCTGGTGATGGGCCGGACAGGGTGTTCACCACCATCGGCGCGTCGGCGAGCCTGGTGTTCGCGTACAACACCGGGATGCTGCCAGAGATCCAGGCCACCATCCGGCCGCCCGTGGTGAAGAACATCGAGAAGGCGCTCTGGTTCCAGTTCACCATCGGCGTCGTGCCCATCTACGCCGTTGTCTTCATCGGATACTGGGCCTACGGCAACGAAACCTCCAGCTACCTGCTCAACAGCGTCAACGGACCCGTCTGGGTCAAGGCGGTTGCCAACCTCTCTGCCTTCCTCCAGACCGTCATAGCCCTGCAT ATCTTCGCGTCGCCCATGTACGAGTACCTGGACACGCGGTTCGGGAGCAGCGAGGGAGGCCCCTTCGCGTTCCACAACGTGATGTTCAGGGTCGGGGTCAGGGGAGGGTACCTGACGGTGAACACGCTGGTGGCGGCGATGCTGCCGTTCCTGGGGGACTTCATGAGCCTCACGGGGGCGCTCAGCACCTTCCCTCTCACCTTCGTGCTCGCCAACCACATGTACCTCGTCGCCAACAGGCACCGCCTCTCCTCGCTCCAGAAGTCATGGCACTGGCTCAACGTAATCGGCTTCACCGTCCTCGCCatcaccgccgccgtcgccgcgctcAGGCTCATCGCCAAGGACTCCAAAACATACCATATCTTTGCCGACGTCTGA
- the LOC127294655 gene encoding probable proline transporter 2 isoform X1, which produces MSMPAAEKVIAVDDDAKNGRGDELDDLPVDDGTKHQISVDPWYQVGFVLTTGVNSAYVLGYSGSVMVPLGWVGGTVGLLLAAAVSMYANALLGRLHLLGGKRHIRYRDLAGHIYGRKMYGLTWALQYVNLFMINTGFIILAGQALKALYLLIKDDGAMKLPYCIAVSGFVCALFAFGIPYLSALRIWLGFSTVFSLIFIVAASVLSLRDGVRSPPRDYSIPGDGPDRVFTTIGASASLVFAYNTGMLPEIQATIRPPVVKNIEKALWFQFTIGVVPIYAVVFIGYWAYGNETSSYLLNSVNGPVWVKAVANLSAFLQTVIALHIFASPMYEYLDTRFGSSEGGPFAFHNVMFRVGVRGGYLTVNTLVAAMLPFLGDFMSLTGALSTFPLTFVLANHMYLVANRHRLSSLQKSWHWLNVIGFTVLAITAAVAALRLIAKDSKTYHIFADV; this is translated from the exons ATGTCCATGCCGGCGGCAGAGAAGGTGATCGCGGTGGATGACGACGCCAAGAACGGGCGGGGGGACGAGCTGGATGACCTGCCTGTCGACGATGGCACCAAGCACCAGATTAGCGTTG ATCCATGGTACCAGGTGGGATTCGTGCTCACGACGGGGGTGAACAGCGCTTACGTGCTGGGCTACTCCGGGTCGGTGATGGTGCCCCTGGGCTGGGTGGGCGGCACCGTAGGGCTCCTCCTCGCTGCCGCCGTGTCCATGTACGCCAACGCACTCCTcggccgcctccacctcctcggCGGCAAGCGCCACATCAGGTACAGGGACCTCGCCGGGCACATCTACGGGCGGAAGATGTACGGGCTCACCTGGGCGCTGCAGTACGTCAACCTCTTCATGATCAACACGGGGTTCATCATACTAGCAGGACAGGCACTTAAG GCATTGTACCTGCTGATCAAGGACGACGGCGCCATGAAGCTGCCCTACTGCATCGCTGTATCCGGATTTGTGTGTGCGCTCTTCGCCTTCGGGATCCCCTACCTGTCGGCGCTGAGGATCTGGCTGGGTTTCTCCACGGTGTTCAGCCTCATCTTCATCGTGGCGGCGTCCGTGCTCTCTCTCAGGGACGGTGTGCGCTCGCCGCCCCGGGACTACAGCATCCCTGGTGATGGGCCGGACAGGGTGTTCACCACCATCGGCGCGTCGGCGAGCCTGGTGTTCGCGTACAACACCGGGATGCTGCCAGAGATCCAGGCCACCATCCGGCCGCCCGTGGTGAAGAACATCGAGAAGGCGCTCTGGTTCCAGTTCACCATCGGCGTCGTGCCCATCTACGCCGTTGTCTTCATCGGATACTGGGCCTACGGCAACGAAACCTCCAGCTACCTGCTCAACAGCGTCAACGGACCCGTCTGGGTCAAGGCGGTTGCCAACCTCTCTGCCTTCCTCCAGACCGTCATAGCCCTGCAT ATCTTCGCGTCGCCCATGTACGAGTACCTGGACACGCGGTTCGGGAGCAGCGAGGGAGGCCCCTTCGCGTTCCACAACGTGATGTTCAGGGTCGGGGTCAGGGGAGGGTACCTGACGGTGAACACGCTGGTGGCGGCGATGCTGCCGTTCCTGGGGGACTTCATGAGCCTCACGGGGGCGCTCAGCACCTTCCCTCTCACCTTCGTGCTCGCCAACCACATGTACCTCGTCGCCAACAGGCACCGCCTCTCCTCGCTCCAGAAGTCATGGCACTGGCTCAACGTAATCGGCTTCACCGTCCTCGCCatcaccgccgccgtcgccgcgctcAGGCTCATCGCCAAGGACTCCAAAACATACCATATCTTTGCCGACGTCTGA